A genomic window from Anguilla rostrata isolate EN2019 chromosome 14, ASM1855537v3, whole genome shotgun sequence includes:
- the snx24 gene encoding sorting nexin-24 translates to MHPVMVCIPSFRSEDSAMEKGYTVFKIDVLMSGRQHTVEKRYSQFHTLHKMLKKIIKPPEIPSKHVRNWVPRVLEQRRQGLELYLQTIIMENEVLPKVFLDFLNIRHFPSLPKTESCGSFETESEESSKLSHQPVLLYLRDPYVLPATDDACPNVVIEGVIHGIFCPDLQPR, encoded by the exons ATGCATCCTGTCATGGTGTGTATTCCCTCTTTCCGATCTGAGGACAGTGCGATGGAGAAGGGATACACG GTGTTTAAGATTGATGTTTTGATGAGTGGCCGACAGCACACGGTGGAGAAGCGCTACAGCCAatttcacacactgcacaagaTG cTGAAGAAGATCATCAAGCCACCTGAAATTCCGTCCAAACATGTCCGCAACTGGGTTCCCAGGGTCCTGGAGCAGAGGAGGCAGGGGCTGGAACTGTATCTGCAG ACCATAATCATGGAGAATGAAGTTCTGCCGAaggtgtttttggattttcttaaCATTCGCCACTTTCCGTCCTTGCCAAAAACTGAAAGTTGTGG ATCATTTGAAACAGAATCCGAGGAATCAAG TAAACTGTCCCATCAGCCTGTGCTGCTGTATCTGAGGGACCCATACGTGCTCCCGGCCACTGACG ATGCATGTCCAAACGTGGTCATAGAAGGTGTGATTCATGGAATATTCTGCCCAGACCTTCAACCAAGATAG